The Deinococcus budaensis genome includes a window with the following:
- a CDS encoding ABC transporter ATP-binding protein, with protein MTTAAVELRRATKRFGPVQALGEVSLRVEPGEVVAVLGPNGAGKTTAISLLLGLRKPSSGTARVFGLDPRLPASRARIGAMLQDPDTPGPLRVRELIELFRRLYPRALPAREVLGLARLQDKADAYPAQLSGGQRQRLSFALAICGDPEVLFLDEPSTGLDVEARHALWEQVARLAEAGKTVVLTTHNLEEADALAGRVVVLSRGRIVADGTPAEIKARVGGKHVRFRLAGAIPALLAALPGVDRVDVAGEAVNLYTRQAEDLLRALLGTDWPVRDIEVTGAGLEEAFVEITRERSPA; from the coding sequence ATGACGACCGCCGCCGTGGAACTGCGTCGGGCCACCAAGCGCTTCGGACCTGTCCAGGCCCTGGGCGAGGTGAGTCTCCGGGTCGAGCCCGGCGAGGTCGTGGCGGTGCTCGGCCCCAACGGGGCGGGCAAGACCACCGCCATCAGCCTGCTGCTGGGCCTGCGCAAGCCCAGTTCCGGCACCGCGCGGGTGTTCGGGCTCGATCCTCGCCTTCCCGCCAGCCGCGCCCGAATCGGCGCCATGCTTCAGGACCCCGACACGCCGGGCCCGCTGCGGGTGCGCGAGTTGATCGAACTCTTCCGCCGCCTGTACCCCCGCGCCCTCCCCGCACGGGAGGTGCTGGGCCTCGCCCGCCTTCAGGACAAGGCGGACGCCTACCCCGCCCAGCTTTCCGGGGGGCAGCGGCAGCGGCTCTCCTTCGCCCTGGCGATCTGCGGCGACCCGGAGGTCTTGTTCCTCGACGAACCCAGCACCGGCCTCGACGTGGAGGCCCGCCACGCCCTGTGGGAACAGGTCGCCCGGCTGGCCGAGGCCGGTAAGACCGTCGTGCTCACCACCCACAACCTGGAGGAGGCCGACGCGCTCGCCGGGCGGGTCGTCGTCCTGAGCCGGGGCCGCATCGTGGCCGACGGCACCCCCGCCGAGATCAAGGCGCGGGTGGGCGGCAAGCACGTCCGCTTCCGTCTGGCGGGGGCCATCCCGGCACTCCTCGCGGCGCTGCCCGGGGTGGACCGCGTGGACGTGGCGGGCGAGGCGGTGAACCTGTACACCCGGCAGGCCGAGGATCTGCTGCGGGCCCTGCTGGGCACCGACTGGCCGGTGCGGGACATCGAGGTGACGGGCGCGGGGCTGGAGGAGGCGTTCGTGGAGATCACGAGGGAAAGGAGCCCCGCATGA